CTGCGTGCctgtcctcctctgcgccgagaggagaggcgtcACCTTGTTCTTCTGCATTCGCAGGAAGGGCGTGGAACgagagagcagcggcgcagacgttTTCGCGGCACACCATcatctctgcgtcgcgtttgtccttctcctctgcgccttcgtcgaaGCGCTCGCCACCGCGGCCCGactcctcgcccgcgagaccctccggcggcgtctggcAGACGACCTGCACCCGTGGAGGCGACACGCGGTGCCTCGTGAGGCCTGTGCAGGCTGCACACGGCGCGTCGTAGCGGTGATGCACCGGAAGACGAAAAGTGACCGCCCCGTGAAACGCctcagcgtctccgccgcgacccgcagcgccggccgtctcctctccggGCGGTCGaggctcgccctcgccccgtcccccgcgcgcctcagctGTCCCCaccgagcgagacgcggcggctgacAGTGAGTTCGCTCCAGTCCCTTTCTTGAGCAAGATGGAGCCGAGCGTGCgctggcgcgtcgtcgtggacgcggagagaagcggcgagaagacaggCTGCTCAACGTCTACGAAGGCGTCAAGAACTTGCGTGGCgatccgcggcgccgtctcacACGCATCCGACAgtggaggagaggcgcccgcgccgcagggccgcgaggcccgTGAGCCCTGCGAACCCGTTTCCAGGCCAAGCTCCCACGTTTGATCGGGATCAACGTACACAATCTTTCCCAGGGTGTAGATGCACTCCACTCTGCAGGCAAGGCCCGCGttgccctgcggcgccggcgcgtcgtgtccgcggggggggggcccTGCCGACTCAGAGACGAGAAACGAGATCTCCACGCGGGTTGCCAACACGCGGTGGAAACCCTCTCCCTGGagttcgctctctgcgcgcgcgcgcaggcgcccacgAACCTGCAGAGGCaccgcggcggacgctgaggcgtcgtgcgcctccgcgggcacCACGCAGCCTGCCTCAAGAGCGGCTggccgcgccagcgaaggGAAGGGGTTCGGGGCTCGCGCCGAGCcaagggcgaggaggacgatggcggcgacgaggaaacCAAACGGGTGTCTCCTCCGGGCGCTCGAAGAGGCCGAAAGTCGCCTCTCTAGCCTTGTATGCGCTGGGCTAAGACCCGCCGCAGAAATGGAGCC
This DNA window, taken from Besnoitia besnoiti strain Bb-Ger1 chromosome III, whole genome shotgun sequence, encodes the following:
- a CDS encoding hypothetical protein (encoded by transcript BESB_044950), which encodes MKRRRRRVPFSSFSPVSRPSSSLPRCLSFGSISAAGLSPAHTRLERRLSASSSARRRHPFGFLVAAIVLLALGSARAPNPFPSLARPAALEAGCVVPAEAHDASASAAVPLQVRGRLRARAESELQGEGFHRVLATRVEISFLVSESAGPPPRGHDAPAPQGNAGLACRVECIYTLGKIVYVDPDQTWELGLETGSQGSRASRPCGAGASPPLSDACETAPRIATQVLDAFVDVEQPVFSPLLSASTTTRQRTLGSILLKKGTGANSLSAAASRSVGTAEARGGRGEGEPRPPGEETAGAAGRGGDAEAFHGAVTFRLPVHHRYDAPCAACTGLTRHRVSPPRVQVVCQTPPEGLAGEESGRGGERFDEGAEEKDKRDAEMMVCRENVCAAALSFHALPANAEEQGDASPLGAEEDRHAGPTGERRGAASSDDAFHFLYVDVPVGSLDNLAAVAWLTTISVVFFSVGTFFVLYLAESEEKSKSQAKIAGAKKARRAPLIQSDSETEGESAATVCGGRARGRTTRARGKRRLVRTLNELHDAKPGGTKACRLPRSEVSRFTETQAREAPF